Proteins encoded by one window of Aulosira sp. FACHB-615:
- a CDS encoding response regulator, which produces MTDANILVVEDESIVAKDLQNRLRKFGYTVSAIASSGQEAINKAKEFRPDLVLMDIRLKGQMDGIQAAAEIHKYLDIPIIYLTAYADEDTLERAKITEPFGYLLKPFKERELKTNIEIALTKHKLEQQLKTNQKWLATLLNSISDGVISSDRNQLITFMNPVAEKLTGWTQAEAIAKNIAEVFKIIDINTREALENPIKTVLASEAIAPFSTTTILIAQNGTETPIDPSAAPIKDDKNHLIGAVLVFRDVTERLQAMAAKEKQMQQEQLVAQWEQLNQFKNDFLNLVSHELRSPLYHMKGMIQMLQISTAVQEQHYFLDILETECDREMALINDLLELQRLESSSNLLLAPDLLVLQQWLPWLIEPFQIRTQEHQQTLHLYLPENLPALFSDRPSLERILVELLNNACKYTPACGEIVLSVSHETAEIPAKMIFTISNSAEIPVDELPKIFQKFYRFPNADIWNQGGTGLGLAIVQKLVTQLQGSIQVTSHQGWTTFTLTLSDLEIS; this is translated from the coding sequence ATGACAGACGCGAATATTTTAGTTGTAGAAGACGAATCTATTGTTGCTAAGGATTTACAAAATAGACTGAGAAAATTTGGCTATACAGTTTCTGCAATTGCTTCTTCTGGACAAGAGGCGATTAATAAAGCTAAAGAATTTCGCCCTGACTTAGTACTGATGGATATCCGTTTAAAAGGGCAAATGGATGGCATACAAGCAGCAGCAGAAATTCATAAATATTTAGATATACCGATAATTTATTTAACGGCTTATGCAGATGAGGATACCTTAGAAAGAGCTAAAATAACCGAACCATTTGGTTATTTACTCAAACCTTTCAAAGAAAGAGAACTAAAAACAAATATTGAAATTGCGCTAACAAAGCATAAACTAGAACAACAATTGAAAACTAACCAAAAATGGTTAGCGACATTACTTAATAGTATTAGTGATGGTGTGATATCTAGCGATCGCAATCAACTGATCACCTTTATGAATCCGGTGGCGGAAAAGTTGACGGGGTGGACACAGGCAGAAGCGATCGCTAAAAATATAGCAGAAGTATTTAAAATTATTGATATCAATACTAGAGAAGCTTTAGAAAATCCTATCAAAACAGTTTTAGCATCAGAGGCGATCGCACCTTTTTCAACTACCACTATTTTAATTGCTCAAAACGGTACCGAAACACCAATAGATCCCAGTGCTGCACCCATCAAAGACGATAAAAACCATCTCATTGGTGCGGTGTTAGTGTTTCGGGATGTAACAGAAAGACTACAGGCAATGGCAGCGAAAGAAAAGCAAATGCAGCAAGAGCAACTTGTAGCCCAATGGGAACAGCTTAATCAATTCAAAAATGACTTTTTAAATTTAGTTTCCCATGAATTGCGATCGCCACTCTATCACATGAAAGGTATGATTCAAATGTTACAGATATCAACGGCTGTTCAAGAACAGCATTATTTTCTGGACATTTTAGAAACCGAGTGCGATCGGGAAATGGCACTAATCAACGACTTACTAGAGTTACAACGCCTGGAAAGTTCATCAAATCTCCTACTTGCTCCTGATTTATTAGTTTTACAACAGTGGCTACCTTGGCTCATCGAGCCATTTCAAATTCGCACTCAAGAACATCAACAAACCTTGCACCTTTATCTACCAGAAAATTTACCCGCATTATTTTCTGATCGTCCTAGCTTAGAACGTATCTTAGTAGAATTACTTAACAATGCTTGTAAATATACACCTGCTTGTGGCGAAATTGTGTTGAGTGTTAGCCATGAAACTGCTGAAATTCCAGCCAAAATGATTTTTACCATAAGTAACTCAGCAGAAATTCCCGTCGATGAATTACCCAAAATTTTTCAAAAATTTTACCGCTTCCCTAATGCAGATATTTGGAACCAAGGTGGTACAGGCCTAGGTTTAGCAATTGTCCAGAAGTTAGTCACACAGCTACAAGGTAGTATCCAAGTCACCAGCCATCAGGGATGGACAACGTTTACTTTAACATTGAGTGATTTAGAAATCAGTTAA
- a CDS encoding PAS domain S-box protein: MLVYFVRKREDLPFDWIFLMFGAFIIACGTTHVMDVWTLWYPNYWLSGLIKAITALISVITAVQLVPLIPQALALPSHAQLEAANSQLATEIAERKRTEEVLRESEERWQLALRGNNDGIWDWNIKTNQVFFSSRWKEMLGYEDDEIKNHLQEIWTRIHPDDLDAVVKAVQNHFAKVTPFYAKEFRVLCKDGTYKWILDRGQALWDENNNVVRMVGSHTDITERKQTEETLSKILTQLEIKVEERTAELKKINKSLEIEITKRKQIEKALRDSEERFRTAFHQAAVGIAHVALDGRWLLVNQRLCDIVGYTAEELELRTFQEITHPDDLNESLKYVDEILVGNIQTYSIEKRYFRKDGVVIWINLTVSLTHHSSGEPKYFIAVIEDISDRKQSQAQIQASLLEKEVLLKEIYHRVKNNLQVISSLLNLQSDYIKEQEDMYVFQKSQQRIESMALVHEKMYQSPDLARIDFGEYIQDLVASLFSSYEINAGAISLRFYLEHQVLLGLDLAIPCGLIVHELVSNSLKYGFPNGRNGEITVGITEDLNQNFTIFVSDNGVGLPPNFNFQNTASLGWQLVEALTQQISGNIKINSHTGVEFQITFPLV, encoded by the coding sequence ATGCTGGTTTATTTTGTCCGCAAACGCGAAGATTTGCCGTTTGACTGGATATTTTTAATGTTTGGTGCATTTATCATTGCTTGCGGTACAACTCATGTGATGGATGTTTGGACACTTTGGTATCCAAATTATTGGTTATCAGGGTTGATTAAAGCCATCACAGCTTTGATTTCAGTCATTACAGCTGTACAACTTGTGCCATTAATACCTCAAGCATTAGCTTTACCTAGCCATGCACAACTAGAAGCAGCAAACTCGCAATTAGCCACAGAAATTGCTGAACGCAAACGCACAGAAGAAGTACTCAGAGAAAGTGAAGAACGTTGGCAATTAGCTTTGCGTGGCAATAATGATGGAATTTGGGATTGGAATATTAAAACAAATCAAGTTTTTTTCTCTTCTCGTTGGAAAGAAATGCTTGGTTATGAAGACGATGAAATTAAAAATCATCTGCAAGAAATTTGGACAAGGATTCACCCAGATGATTTAGATGCTGTAGTCAAAGCGGTGCAGAATCACTTTGCCAAAGTTACGCCATTTTACGCTAAAGAATTTCGGGTACTTTGTAAAGATGGGACGTATAAATGGATATTAGATCGGGGTCAAGCCTTGTGGGATGAAAATAATAATGTCGTCCGGATGGTAGGGTCACATACAGATATTACTGAACGTAAGCAAACCGAAGAAACTTTAAGTAAAATACTCACACAACTAGAAATTAAAGTAGAAGAACGCACAGCAGAGTTAAAAAAAATCAATAAATCACTAGAGATAGAAATTACTAAACGTAAACAAATAGAGAAGGCATTAAGAGATAGTGAAGAGAGATTTCGGACGGCATTTCATCAAGCAGCAGTAGGAATTGCCCATGTAGCTTTAGATGGCAGATGGTTATTAGTTAACCAAAGGCTTTGCGATATTGTTGGTTATACAGCCGAAGAATTAGAGTTACGCACCTTTCAGGAAATTACTCACCCAGATGATTTAAATGAATCTTTGAAATATGTTGATGAAATATTAGTAGGTAATATCCAAACATATTCCATCGAGAAACGTTATTTTCGCAAAGATGGTGTTGTAATCTGGATTAACTTGACTGTTTCGTTAACACACCATTCTTCGGGAGAGCCAAAGTATTTTATTGCTGTGATTGAAGATATTAGCGATCGCAAACAATCTCAAGCACAAATTCAAGCATCATTACTCGAAAAAGAAGTTTTACTCAAAGAAATTTACCATCGGGTCAAAAATAATTTACAAGTAATCTCAAGTCTGCTGAATTTACAATCTGACTATATTAAAGAACAAGAAGATATGTATGTCTTTCAAAAAAGTCAGCAGCGCATCGAATCAATGGCATTGGTACATGAGAAAATGTATCAATCTCCTGACTTAGCTCGTATTGATTTTGGTGAATATATTCAAGATTTAGTTGCAAGTTTATTTAGCTCTTACGAAATTAATGCAGGTGCAATTTCTTTAAGGTTTTATCTTGAACATCAGGTTTTACTCGGTTTAGATTTGGCAATTCCCTGTGGTTTAATTGTACATGAACTAGTATCTAACTCTTTAAAATACGGTTTTCCTAATGGGAGGAATGGCGAAATCACTGTGGGAATCACCGAAGATTTAAATCAAAATTTTACTATTTTTGTTAGCGATAATGGAGTCGGCTTACCACCTAATTTCAATTTCCAAAATACAGCATCTTTAGGTTGGCAGTTGGTTGAGGCATTAACTCAACAAATTTCGGGAAATATTAAGATTAACAGTCATACTGGTGTAGAATTTCAAATAACATTTCCCTTAGTCTAA